The genomic segment GGTACCGCTTCGGCTGCTTCGGGTAGAAGATCATCTTCAGCGCCAGCCAGTCGGTGAACCAGCCGGTGAACAGGCCGAACAACGGCATGATCAACGGCACCTTGAACAGGATCCAGACCACCATCTGGACCACCCCGATGGCGCCGCCGAAGAAGATGCCGGAGCGGGCGATGAACTTGAACTCCTGGTCACCGGCTTCCTGGAAGATGCGGTTGAGCAGCCGCTTGTCCTTGACCAGGCTGGTGACCACCATGTCCTTGAGGTCGAAGACGCTGTCCACGTCCTGTGTGACCCCGTCCATCAGCGAGGCGACCATGCGCGGGGCGTCCGCCTGCACGCGGGTGATCACCAGGCGCTGCACCCGCGACGGCAGCGACTCCCACAGCCCCGGCTGGTATTCGGCGGCCACCACGCGCACGATCTCCTCGAGCCCGGCCAGCAGCGGCTCCTCGATCTCCTTGGCGATGCGCTCGGGATCCAGCCGGTTCAGCACGTCGGTCGGCTTGATCAGCTGCTGGGTCATCGTGTCGCAGGCGATGCCGGCCATCCGGGCCGCGCGCTTGGGCACCACGCCCTGCCAGCCGAAGAACGGTTTGACACCAACGAATTCCAGGGGCTGGAACATCATCCGGATGGCCACCAGCTTGGTGGTGTAGCCGATCAGCGCGGCGATCACCGGGATGGAGCAGTAGAGCGGCCAGTTGCGGGCGAAGTCCTCCACGATGCCGCTCATGGCTCATGATCACACGGGCGTCCACCTGGGACAATGCTCAGCTTCGGGCCGGATCGCAGGCAGCCCAGAACTCCTTGCCGAGCCGCGAAATGTGCACGGTCCGGCGAACGAACTTCACCCGTTTGACCGAGCTCTCCGCGGCCCGCACGAGGTCGTCGGTCATCAGGATTTCGTACTGGGTCTCGAGTTCGGGCACTTCCTCGTCCAGCTCCGCCAGGCCGAGACCGAGCAATCGGGTGACGTAACTGGGCACGTGGTCGAGCAGCGTAACCCCGGCCGCCTTGCCCACGGTCGAGGCGTTGCGCAGCACGACGCGGCCGGCGCCGCCGAGGCTCGTGCGCTCGGTGACGTCGATCAGCGGGAACGGCGCGCCGTCGGACAGCGCCGAGAGGATGCGGGCTTCGTCCGGCGTGAGCTGGCGCAGGATGATCGCGTACAGGTACTCGCGGGCGCGCTCACGGCCGAAGCCGATGGATCGGTTCAGCAGCTCGGCCATCGCCGCCCGCAGCGGCTCGATGCTGTCCGAGGACGGCATCACCACCACCGTGCCGCGGATCTCGCCGGTCAGCGGCGGCTGGATGTGCCGCCCGTTGCCGACGTTCATCGCGGAGGCTGCGCTCAACGCGGCCAGGTACGGGTCGTCGACCTCCTCCAGCCGCTTGCGCAGCTCGGTCAGCGCGAGCCGTTCGAGGGAGCGCAGGCCGCGTTCGGCGGCGTCGGCACCGGGCAGGCGCTTGCCGAGCGTGTAACCGGCACGGGCGGCGATGCTCGCCAGCCTGCCCGCACGCTCGGCGAAGTTCTCCTGAGCACCCACGGCGCCCCTCCCCTCCTGACGCCCCGGATACTACTTGTCAGTAGGTTCGGTAGGCCGAACGGACGCCCGTCGCTTCCATCACACCACGAGCCAGGCCTTCGCGGCGGCCACGCCGTCGAGGGTGATCTGGTGCCCACCGGCGTGCCGGTGCTCGGTGATCTCGGCCGACCGCTCGCGCAGGAACTCGACGTACTGCCCGGTCGAAGTCAGCGGGGCCATCGGGTCGCGTTCACCGTTGGACAGGAAGACCCGGGTGCCCCGCAGGTCGTGCGCCGGCGGGTCCGGCACCGGCGACATCGCGGCGAACAGCATCGCCTCGGTCAGCGCGTCCGGGCGCAGCAGCACGGTCGCGGCCGCGATGTTGGCGCCGTTCGAGAAGCCGAGCGCGACCAGCCGCCGGTCCTGCAGGCCGTACCGCGCCCGCGCCTCCTGCACGAAGTCGGCCAGCTGGTTCGCGCGGAAGACGACGTCCTCGGTGTCGAACACGCCCTCGCGCAGGCGGCGGAACCACCGCGCGGCGCCGTGCTCGGAGACCGGCCCGGCGGGCGCCAGCAACGACGCCCCCGGGTGCAGCTCCCCGGCCAGGCCGACCAGGTCGTCCGGGCCGCCGCCGGTGCCGTGCAGCAGGAGCAGCACGGGCGCCGACGGGTCACCCTCGACGAACTTGTGCTCCAGTGCGAGGTCGGTCATTTCCGCTCCATGTCGTTCTCGGCGGGCAGCTCCAGCTTCGGCAGCGAGGCTTCGATCTGCTCACGGGTCGGCTCCAGCCACGGCGGCAGCTTCAGCGCGCGACCCAGCTCGAGCAGCGGCTCGTCGATCGCGAAGCCGGGCTCGTCGGTGGCCATCTCCAGCAGGGTGCCGCCGGGCTCGCGGAAGTAGATCGAGCGGAAGTACTGGCGGTCCAGGATGGAGGTGACGTTCACCCCGCGGTCGACCAGTTCCTCGCGCCAGGCCACCTGGGTCTGCTCGTCGGGCACCCGCCACGCCACGTGGTGCACGGTGCCGGAGGCGACCAGGCCGCGCGGCGCGTCCGGGGTGACCAGCACGTCGACCAGCGCGCCGGGGCCGCCCTCACCGGCGGCGAAGCGGAACCGGTTGCCGTCCTGCTCGACGAAGCTCAGGCCGATGCCGTCGGTCAGCATGCCCGCCGTCGCGTCCTCTTGGGACACCGAGAGGGTGACCGAGTGCAGGCCGCGGATGGCGTGCTGCGCGGGCACGAGCGGGGTGTCCCACGGGTCGCGGGGGTCGCCCTGGGGGTGCGCGACCAGCGCGAGCTTGAGCCCGTCGGGGTCGACGAAGGAGAGCGTGTCCTCGTTGTCGCGGTTGGTCACCCGGCTGGTGCGCAGGCCGGTGGCCTCGAGGTGCTGCTTCCACCAGCCGATCGAGTTCTCCGGCACGGAGAAGGAGGTGGTGGTCGCCTGGCCGGTGCCGTGCCGCCCGCTGGGCGCGTCCTTCCACGGGAAGAAGGTCATCAGCGTGCCGGGCCTGCCGGACTGGTCGCCGTAGTAGAGGTGGTAGGTGCCGGGGTCGTCGAAGTTGACCGTCGTCTTCACCAGCCGCAGGCCGAGCGTGCGGAGGTAGAAGTCGGCGTTGCGCTGGGGGTCGCCGCCGATGGCCGTCACGTGGTGGAGGCCGCTGGTCTTGATGGACATCGCTACTCCTCGGGAAGCGGGGGTGCTCTCAAGCTAACCGGATAACCTCTCGCGCGCAAGATATATTCCGGCGAGAGATTTGGGGTACACTCGCGCTCGTGACGCGACCGGATCCGTGTACCGACGACGACGAGATCGTGACCTGGTGGGGCCTGGTGATCGAGGGCTACCTGGCCACGCAGAACAAACTGATGGGCGAGATCGCCGACCGCTTCGGCCTGGCGCCCGCCTCGTTCGACATCCTGCTGCGGCTGGTGCGCTCGCCGGACAACCGCATGCCGATGACCCGCCTGGCCGGTGAAGCCGCCCTGTCCAGCGGCGGCTTCACGAAGGTGGCGGACCGCCTGGTGGCCGCGGACCTCATCTGCCGCGTCCCCTCCCCGGACGACCGGCGGGTCACCTACGCCGTGCTCACCGACCACGGCCTGTCCGTGGCCTTGGAAGCGCGGCGGGCCTGCGCCGAAATCCTGCGCAAGATCGTCCTGACCCCCCTGGGCACCGCCGCCTCCACCTCCCTGGCCGACGCCATGCGCACCCTACGAACCCACAACACCTAACCCCACGTTCAAAACCCCGAACCCCACACCCACGCACCCGAACCCCACGTTCGCGCACCCGAGTCCCACACTCAGGCACCCGAGTTACACACCCGGGCAGCCGAATTCCACACTCGCGCACCCGGACCCCACGTTCAGACACCCGAGTTCCGCGCTCCCGCAGCTGAGTTCCACCTTCAGGCAGCCGAGTCCCACACTCAGGCAGCCGAGTCCCGCATTCAAGTGGCCGAGTTCGACATTCGGGTAGGCGAACCTCACACTCAGGCAAGCGAATCTCGCACTCAGGCAGCCGAAACACACACTCGCGCAAGTGAGTCAGCCAGCCGAACTCCACACTCGGGTAGGCAATTCCGCCGGTCCGCAGGAGCCGAGATGAGGCGGCCAGGCCGCAGGAGTGTCAGGCGGGTTGGGGTGCGGTGGTGCGGATGCGG from the Amycolatopsis magusensis genome contains:
- a CDS encoding DUF445 domain-containing protein; protein product: MSGIVEDFARNWPLYCSIPVIAALIGYTTKLVAIRMMFQPLEFVGVKPFFGWQGVVPKRAARMAGIACDTMTQQLIKPTDVLNRLDPERIAKEIEEPLLAGLEEIVRVVAAEYQPGLWESLPSRVQRLVITRVQADAPRMVASLMDGVTQDVDSVFDLKDMVVTSLVKDKRLLNRIFQEAGDQEFKFIARSGIFFGGAIGVVQMVVWILFKVPLIMPLFGLFTGWFTDWLALKMIFYPKQPKRYLGLFEWQGLFLKRRAEVSESYGALIAREIITPHNVIEAVLRGPASDKVLALVQRQVDAELAQHTSLARPLVVLAVGSKRYQAMKLRISELIMARLPETMTYVEDYAEDAMDIRNLLITKMKELSPEEFEGLLRPAFQQDEWILIATGAVLGFAVGEAQVLLLEHFSA
- a CDS encoding Abi-alpha family protein, with translation MGAQENFAERAGRLASIAARAGYTLGKRLPGADAAERGLRSLERLALTELRKRLEEVDDPYLAALSAASAMNVGNGRHIQPPLTGEIRGTVVVMPSSDSIEPLRAAMAELLNRSIGFGRERAREYLYAIILRQLTPDEARILSALSDGAPFPLIDVTERTSLGGAGRVVLRNASTVGKAAGVTLLDHVPSYVTRLLGLGLAELDEEVPELETQYEILMTDDLVRAAESSVKRVKFVRRTVHISRLGKEFWAACDPARS
- a CDS encoding alpha/beta hydrolase, yielding MTDLALEHKFVEGDPSAPVLLLLHGTGGGPDDLVGLAGELHPGASLLAPAGPVSEHGAARWFRRLREGVFDTEDVVFRANQLADFVQEARARYGLQDRRLVALGFSNGANIAAATVLLRPDALTEAMLFAAMSPVPDPPAHDLRGTRVFLSNGERDPMAPLTSTGQYVEFLRERSAEITEHRHAGGHQITLDGVAAAKAWLVV
- a CDS encoding ring-cleaving dioxygenase, which codes for MSIKTSGLHHVTAIGGDPQRNADFYLRTLGLRLVKTTVNFDDPGTYHLYYGDQSGRPGTLMTFFPWKDAPSGRHGTGQATTTSFSVPENSIGWWKQHLEATGLRTSRVTNRDNEDTLSFVDPDGLKLALVAHPQGDPRDPWDTPLVPAQHAIRGLHSVTLSVSQEDATAGMLTDGIGLSFVEQDGNRFRFAAGEGGPGALVDVLVTPDAPRGLVASGTVHHVAWRVPDEQTQVAWREELVDRGVNVTSILDRQYFRSIYFREPGGTLLEMATDEPGFAIDEPLLELGRALKLPPWLEPTREQIEASLPKLELPAENDMERK
- a CDS encoding MarR family winged helix-turn-helix transcriptional regulator, which translates into the protein MTRPDPCTDDDEIVTWWGLVIEGYLATQNKLMGEIADRFGLAPASFDILLRLVRSPDNRMPMTRLAGEAALSSGGFTKVADRLVAADLICRVPSPDDRRVTYAVLTDHGLSVALEARRACAEILRKIVLTPLGTAASTSLADAMRTLRTHNT